A stretch of Limanda limanda chromosome 7, fLimLim1.1, whole genome shotgun sequence DNA encodes these proteins:
- the lzic gene encoding protein LZIC, whose product MASRGKSETGKLRQNMEEQLDRLMQQLQDLEECREELDEEEYEETKRETLEQLNEFNDSLKKIMTGDMTLVDELGGMQLAIQAAISQAFKTPEVIRLFAKKQPGQLRTRLAEMDRDVIVGKLSRDMYMQQKMEILTALRKLGEKLTAEDETFLAENATATLSQFEKVTANLGSEDKILALASSGVKPKV is encoded by the exons ATGGCATCCCGCGGGAAATCCGAAACAGGGAAACTGAGGcagaacatggaggagcagctggacagactgatgcagcagctccaggatctGGAGGAATGCAG AGAAGAGCTGGACGAGGAAGAGTATGAGGAGACGAAGAGGGAAACCCTGGAACAGCTGAATGAATTCAATGACTCCCTGAAGAAGATCATGACAGGAGACATGACACTGGTGGACGAACTGGGTGGGATGCAGCTG GCAATCCAGGCTGCCATCAGCCAAGCGTTCAAAACTCCAGAGGTGATCCGGCTGTTTGCTAAGAAGCAGCCAGGACAGCTGAGAACCAGACTAGCTGAG ATGGACCGAGATGTCATCGTGGGCAAACTGTCGCGGGACATGTACATGCAGCAGAAAATGGAAATCCTCACAGCCCTGAGAAAACTAGGAGAGAAG CTCACAGCCGAGGATGAGACTTTCCTCGCAGAGAACGCGACAGCAACCCTGAGCCAGTTTGAAAAAGTGACTGCAAATCTTG GCTCCGAAGACAAAATCCTGGCTTTAGCCAGCTCTGGTGTGAAACCCAAAGTGTAG